From the Clarias gariepinus isolate MV-2021 ecotype Netherlands chromosome 3, CGAR_prim_01v2, whole genome shotgun sequence genome, one window contains:
- the map1aa gene encoding microtubule-associated protein 1B isoform X1 translates to METEVGAARAAVDAAERQCVGATFCSTRYYLLIVIGDVSTEHQLNRVKEQIKQGLHSWEVDLTVCDLANELQLFKAKHSAQFSSEVKGQITLHHKSDVLDTVVLVNPSVDNISIEIRTLLCDSAKHKLLVLSGQSTEQGGDIILKGGVFDWNHFSDIITSQRIKNFLSQTGPGERACLTVCCEGEGAWSSLGLIQEQNLLDYRFNPDPVLREMEGVTEFTDYVSETVDVASPFELLEPPSSGGFLKLSKPCCYIFPGGRGDSALFAVNGFNILIDGGSDQKSCFWKLVRHLDRIDSVLLTHIGADNLPGINGLLRRKIAEQEEDHSQGSNAYGEWMKNLISPELGVVFFNVPDKLKVSESTLKVKRSIEEASLTLQYLTKLGIKPEPLYRVVSNTIEPVTLFHKLGVGRLDMYILNPVKDSKEMQFFLQKWAGNSKAKTGITLANGKEGEISVPYLTSVTALIVWVPASTTDRIVRVLFPGNAPQNKIFEGLEKLRHLDFLRYPVATQKDISSGAPPSVSKQTKLKPRTDSKESLKSSPKILATTKASKKEANEDIESKSDSVKETKIEKKPNKLQESGKPPKPVKVIADTTDTAKQEKKKLLREKSPKKHIKTSKMEEKKDKEKKQIKKEKKEIKKQDSVKKDDNKESKLKEEKKRDSSKPELRKITKPDLKPFTPEVKKTLNKAKVQTKPKIEKTKAIKERENRPAAQQVSKEIQENDRSLVSSPEDLTKDFEALRQEELTELAESKVLSNLESTTFPDTKVTHIVSPDEGIPTTDNETESPHEEKHVCGEKTNESLTKPADKFEDEGAATEDDYEEDYNTETKTIKPTDLTGTGDDTKCLDIKKNEDIEKKHKKSDSEEEEDVIEKAELEEAEDIVHEEELKYKTEEAKKEHIIKDWTTKQTDTKTVKPAGATEHISFIQDETIPGYSETEQTISDEEIHEETEEKISHLHYDDVSVPDQPDSFFHGMKDMKPPTISVASDFTAKTSSVGQEPPLSTYTTTIIAAPLAEEEHISSATSITEYDKLSSFAASVTEDQSIASVTAPPTEELGKNSLPLDNANSMQSSSRTEGKEYLHSAGTISPTSSLEEDKCFKSPPSEEYQPTVPEVETIGKPTTQPHEDDDEDEEEDQTPNVDIPLGKLHEGYASATVQEQFSSPETASVFKEKDEKVLSPDETKTDGAGKTISFAPYVSSTPEASGASEPSERCVSPDDSTMRMASPTQSGPTSIGYSPTEEKAPKSLLMEKDDKIDKDAYDVQMSTKHETDSDVNKKTVKIMDEEGEPFKGGISSTRATFDDSGEEEDVEEEEQDVVEEEYFGKEDFQTCVKTKYKEERESTFLDEDDTCEPQALKEEKLIKDEKEELDKKDKPQDMTYLDKEHKSQMLSSEEEEESEDEECTYSSIKGPQGKFDSVSAVYSKTDVSFTERDDATLASKNGDKSVHFNLYSFPQSEKGVKEGHMREMRQDTPYVGKSFTYSDVYDSKSSSVDSYSPNLPKDCVEKSDNRDDAVKEPEKTDSMYTFMETTKMADFKESQLTDASPSSYSGTKPCVESSVGHILATKSSDIFTVVKPEAKESSHSFSPEKDVFSAQFDKSTVSGKTEVGDTLVSDYEDNLATSGYLAATSLAAQSFSEVARASALDMKMLAHGEDDDDDDDDEEDDTDEDEDDDVYRRHVGSNDLEKDTKDVSAKEMSPLCGATSIVPPEFEDEKKDTSHDYGFGPVSYDMPPVSTSFEPTKSQKDVEEPSELGKKEASSPLSGRHMTEYSEYEYSYDEVKKTVPSSQLANKDDSSGQSYLPLSAKPSEDKYYHDDKDLEFEKQKTSDILTKKPGDPVSPGFTYTTTSATAYSSSSSYSHSSSASASLSTSRQFGDDLETPASVGYEYLPFKDEHSPVIDSPFSTSGGLVKDEYLEVTEKMTSATTTMTESGSSLARVSPLSPFEEIKPLPGHPLTSAVDKGEQLASLASSALDKAPQGACFYKPEWEADTGLQAEYGATGPFNLLSESAKKDAIKKDLFGSSLTAHADLPEKQYYEDTESSEEEEDYTCESELTDKLHYHRAGEADKKDDPFSMTEKLSSASKVGTFPDVPTCTSPVAQTIKSDTANGPAEVTMAAPEAFADTCEVTSSLSRTELKSEQFEACKIRNPFEWEMQQQRGIYPGESPPHYRHEDEYEEEEEKEPEHPPRPLSLSSADQSFPSSYYKEDSSKHADLDPPFSTYTGSSSFSTSPGYSSSEYKQRKGDTSPSFINPSICQLSSDEEDEEQRSQDADQQQPSGKNRSHNHPQHGSYREDSESQHLSGAMAAGTGLAGEDTPPTSVSESLPSQTDDDVPPGTDECPSITAEAIAESDEDADYLPVDKSSEAYGGKHFSSRSEKSHDPQPSPMLDPAPYPPRPDVCMVDPDALSSLTDKPLKKDPKTKSLRKTSKSRSPARKADAIHKRSPSKDSSPRTTSLKKKDLEDDLSKSSHNTGKGLVNGIKTISGSNTAKSSSAAPSGSPIFVDLAYIPNHCSAKNVDQEFFKRVRSAYYVVSGNDSSNGEPSRVLLDALLEGKAQWGSNLQVTLIPTHDTEVMREWYQQTHEKQQELNIMVLASSSTVVMQDESFPACKIEF, encoded by the exons gACAAATAACTCTACACCACAAGAGTGATGTCCTTGACACGGTTGTATTGGTGAATCCATCTGTGGACAATATTTCTATAGAG ATCAGAACTCTACTCTGTGACTCAGCTAAACACAAGCTATTGGTCCTAAGTGGTCAAAGCACTGAACAAGGTGGTGACATCATCCTGAAAGGTGGAGTGTTTGACTGGAATCATTTCTCTGATATCATCACAAGTCAAAGA ATTAAGAACTTCCTGAGCCAGACAGGGCCAGGTGAGCGAGCGTGTCTGACGGTGTGTTGTGAAGGAGAGGGGGCCTGGAGCTCCCTAGGGCTCATCCAGGAGCAGAACCTGCTGGACTACAGATTTAACCCTGACCCTGTGCTGCGTGAGATGGAGGGTGTTACAGAGTTTACAGATTACGTCTCTGAGACTGTGGATGTTGCTTCCCCATTTGAGCTCCTTGAGCCACCCAGCTCAGGGGGATTCTTGAAGTTGTCCAAGCCATGCTGCTACATCTTTCCTGGAGGAAGAGGTGATTCAGCCCTGTTTGCAGTCAAtggctttaacattttaattgatGGTGGTTCAGACCAAAAGTCATGCTTCTGGAAACTGGTGAGACACTTGGATCGGATTGATTCTGTTCTGCTTACTCACATCGGAGCTGACAATCTCCCTGGGATAAACGGATTATTAAGGAGAAAAATTGCAGAGCAGGAAGAGGATCATTCTCAAGGCTCAAATGCCTATGGAGAATGGATGAAGAATCTGATATCACCTGAGCTTGGTGTGGTTTTCTTCAATGTTCCAGACAAGCTAAAGGTGTCAGAATCaactttaaaagttaaaaggaGCATTGAGGAGGCATCTCTTACACTGCAGTACCTCACCAAACTGGGTATCAAACCTGAGCCTCTGTATCGAGTTGTTAGCAACACAATCGAGCCTGTCACCCTTTTTCACAAATTGGGTGTTGGCCGATTAGATATGTACATCCTAAATCCAGTCAAGGACAGTAAAGAAATGCAATTTTTCTTGCAGAAGTGGGCAGGTAACAGTAAGGCTAAGACTGGGATCACCTTGGCCAATGGAAAAGAGGGGGAAATATCTGTTCCATACCTTACATCAGTAACAGCCCTTATTGTCTGGGTTCCTGCAAGCACTACTGACAGGATAGTGAGGGTATTGTTTCCTGGAAATGCACcacaaaacaaaatttttgaAGGACTGGAAAAGCTAAGGCATCTTGACTTCTTGCGTTATCCAGTCGCTACTCAAAAAGACATATCATCTGGTGCACCCCCTTCAgtgagtaaacaaacaaaacttaaGCCAAGAACTGATAGCAAGGAAAGCCTCAAGTCTTCACCCAAAATACTTGCTACTACTAAAGCAAGCAAGAAAGAGGCGAATGAGGACATTGAATCAAAAAGTGACTCAGTAAAAGAGACTAAAATAGAAAAGAAGCCAAATAAACTGCAAGAGAGCGGTAAACCCCCAAAACCAGTAAAAGTCATTGCAGATACCACTGATACAGCAAAGCAAGAGAAAAAGAAGTTGTTAAGAGAGAAATCtccaaaaaaacacatcaagacatctaaaatggaagaaaagaaggataaagaaaagaagcagataaagaaagaaaagaaagaaataaaaaagcaggACTCCGTTAAGAAAGATGACAATAAGGAATCCAAattaaaggaagaaaagaagagagatTCAAGTAAACCAGAGTTAAGGAAGATTACCAAACCTGACTTAAAACCTTTTACCCCAGAGGTCAAAAAGACCTTGAACAAAGCAAAGGTTCAAACTAAACCGAAGatagaaaaaacaaaagcaatcaAAGAGCGTGAGAACAGACCTGCTGCACAACAGGTTTCAAAAGAGATTCAGGAAAACGACAGATCCCTGGTCTCCTCCCCAGAAGATCTTACTAAGGATTTTGAAGCACTGAGACAAGAGGAACTTACTGAGCTTGCAGAGAGCAAAGTTCTTTCAAACCTTGAATCTACAACATTTCCTGATACCAAAGTCACACATATAGTGTCTCCAGATGAAGGAATCCCCACTACTGACAATGAGACTGAATCCCCTCATGAGGAAAAACATGTGTGTGGAGAAAAGACAAATGAATCCCTAACAAAACCAGCAGACAAATTTGAGGATGAAGGTGCTGCTACAGAAGATGACTATGAGGAAGACTACAACACTGAAACCAAAACAATTAAACCTACAGATCTCACAGGGACGGGAGATGACACAAAATGCCTGGACATAAAGAAGAACGAAGATATtgaaaagaaacataaaaagagTGACAGTGAGGAGGAAGAGGATGTTATTGAAAAAGCTGAGCTGGAGGAAGCAGAGGACATAGTTCATGAGGAAGAGTTGAAATATAAAACTGAGGAggcaaaaaaagaacatattaTCAAAGACTGGACCACCAAACAGACTGACACTAAAACTGTCAAACCTGCTGGTGCCACTGAGCACATCTCGTTCATCCAAGACGAAACAATCCCTGGATATTCAGAGACAGAACAGACCATTTCCGATGAAGAGATCCATGAAGAGACTGAGGAAAAGATCTCTCATCTCCACTATGATGATGTCTCTGTCCCTGATCAACCTGACTCTTTCTTCCATGGCATGAAAGACATGAAACCACCAACCATATCTGTTGCCTCTGATTTCACAGCAAAGACAAGCAGTGTGGGCCAAGAGCCACCTTTATCTACATATACCACAACTATCATTGCAGCACCATTGGCTGAGGAAGAACATATATCTTCAGCCACCTCCATTACAGAGTATGATAAACTGTCCTCCTTTGCAGCATCAGTTACTGAAGATCAGTCTATTGCATCTGTTACAGCACCTCCAACTGAGGAACTAGGAAAAAATTCTTTACCCCTGGACAATGCTAACAGTATGCAATCATCCAGTCGTACAGAAGGAAAAGAATACCTGCATTCGGCTGGCACAATTTCTCCAACATCATCTTTAGAAGAAGACAAATGCTTCAAGTCACCTCCATCAGAAGAGTACCAACCCACTGTTCCTGAGGTTGAAACTATTGGAAAACCCACTACTCAACCacatgaagatgatgatgaagatgaggaaGAGGATCAGACACCCAATGTTGACATACCTCTTGGAAAGCTCCATGAGGGTTATGCATCTGCCACAGTGCAGGAACAGTTTTCCTCACCTGAAACAGCTTCTGTCTTTAAAGAAAAGGATGAAAAGGTTCTTTCTccagatgaaacaaaaacagatgGTGCCGGGAAAACAATATCTTTTGCACCCTATGTCTCTAGCACACCAGAGGCGAGTGGTGCTTCAGAACCATCGGAGCGATGTGTAAGCCCAGATGATAGCACCATGAGAATGGCCTCACCTACACAGTCAGGCCCTACTAGCATTGGCTATTCACCTACTGAGGAAAAGGCACCAAAGTCTTTGTTGATGGAGAAAGATGACAAAATAGACAAAGACGCATATGATGTTCAAATGTCAACTAAACATGAAACAGATAGTGATGTAAACAAAAAGACTGTTAAAATAATGGATGAGGAAGGTGAACCATTTAAAGGTGGTATCTCAAGCACAAGGGCAACATTTGATGATTCAGGTGAAGAAGAAGATGTTGAAGAGGAAGAACAGGACGTTGTAGAAGAAGAATATTTTGGAAAGGAAGACTTTCAGACCTGTGTTAAAACTAAATAcaaggaagagagggagagtaCCTTTCTTGATGAGGATGACACATGTGAGCCCCAAGCTTTAAAAGAGGAAAAGCTCATTAAAGATGAGAAAGAGGAACTGGATAAGAAAGATAAACCACAAGATATGACCTACTTAGACAAAGAACACAAGTCCCAGATGTTGAGCTctgaagaggaggaagaaagTGAAGATGAAGAATGTACTTACTCAAGCATAAAGGGGCCTCAGGGTAAATTTGATTCAGTGTCAGCAGTGTATAGCAAGACAGATGTGTCATTCACTGAGAGAGATGATGCCACATTGGCTTCCAAAAATGGTGATAAAAGCGTGCACTTTAACTTGTACTCCTTTCCTCAGTCTGAAAAGGGAGTTAAAGAAGGACATATGAGAGAAATGAGGCAGGATACACCTTATGTAGGAAAGAGTTTTACATATTCGGATGTATATGATAGTAAATCTAGTTCAGTGGATTCCTACTCTCCTAATTTACCGAAAGACTGTGTTGAAAAGTCTGACAATCGTGATGACGCTGTAAAGGAACCAGAAAAAACAGATTCCATGTATACCTTCATGGAAACTACAAAGATGGCAGATTTTAAAGAATCTCAACTAACGGATGCGTCACCATCATCATACAgtggaaccaaaccatgtgtgGAATCCAGTGTTGGACATATTTTAGCTACTAAGTCTTCAGACATATTCACTGTTGTTAAACCAGAGGCCAAGGAATCATCACATTCATTCTCACCAGAAAAAGATGTATTTTCTGCTCAATTTGACAAGTCTACTGTTAGTGGAAAAACAGAAGTAGGAGATACCCTTGTAAGTGATTATGAAGATAATCTTGCCACTTCTGGCTATTTAGCAGCAACTTCTTTGGCAGCTCAGTCTTTCAGTGAGGTGGCCAGAGCAAGTGCACTTGACATGAAGATGTTAGCACATggagaggatgatgatgatgatgatgacgacgagGAAGATGATactgatgaagatgaagatgatgatgtttACAGGAGACACGTTGGTAGCAACGATTTGGAAAAAGATACTAAAGACGTATCAGCGAAAGAAATGAGCCCATTATGTGGTGCCACCAGCATAGTGCCACCTGAATTCGAAGATGAAAAGAAGGACACCTCACATGACTATGGCTTTGGCCCTGTCAGCTATGATATGCCCCCGGTTTCTACTTCGTTTGAACCGACAAAGAGTCAAAAAGATGTTGAGGAGCCTTCTGAGCTTGGTAAAAAGGAAGCATCATCACCACTCTCTGGACGCCACATGACAGAATATTCTGAATATGAATATTCTTATGATGAGGTTAAAAAAACTGTCCCGTCCAGTCAATTAGCCAATAAAGATGATAGCTCTGGGCAGTCTTATTTACCTCTGTCTGCAAAACCAAGTGAAGACAAATATTACCATGATGACAAAGACCTAGAGTTTGAAAAGCAAAAAACGTCAGATATTTTAACAAAGAAACCTGGAGACCCTGTCTCACCAGGCTTCACTTACACAACTACATCAGCCACAGCAtactcctcctcttcctcctacAGTCACTCCTCCTCTGCCTCTGCCTCTCTCTCCACTAGTCGCCAGTTTGGAGATGACCTAGAAACCCCTGCCAGTGTTGGATATGAGTATTTACCCTTTAAAGATGAGCACTCACCTGTAATAGATTCACCATTCTCCACTTCTGGTGGGCTGGTTAAAGATGAGTATTTGGAGGTGACAGAGAAGATGACGTCTGCCACCACTACCATGACTGAGTCCGGATCAAGTCTAGCAAGGGTTTCACCACTATCACCTTTTGAGGAGATCAAGCCCTTACCTGGTCATCCACTTACCTCTGCAGTGGACAAAGGAGAACAACTTGCCAGCTTAGCTAGTAGTGCTTTGGACAAGGCCCCCCAGGGTGCATGCTTTTACAAGCCAGAATGGGAAGCAGATACAGGTTTGCAGGCTGAATATGGTGCAACTGGACCTTTCAATCTCCTTTCCGAGTCCGCTAAGAAAGATGCGATAAAAAAAGATCTGTTTGGTTCTTCCTTAACAGCTCATGCTGATTTACCTGAGAAACAATATTATGAAGACACTGAGAGTAGTGAAGAGGAGGAAGATTACACTTGTGAGTCTGAACTCACAGACAAACTGCACTACCATAGAGCAGGTGAAGCAGACAAGAAAGACGATCCATTTTCCATGACTGAAAAACTGTCTTCTGCTAGTAAGGTAGGCACATTTCCAGATGTGCCTACGTGTACTTCTCCAGTAGCACAAACTATAAAATCAGATACGGCAAACGGTCCTGCAGAGGTCACCATGGCAGCACCAGAGGCCTTTGCTGACACCTGCGAAGTTACATCCAGCCTATCAAGAACTGAATTGAAAAGTGAGCAGTTTGAAGCCTGCAAAATCAGGAACCCATTTGAATGGGAGATGCAGCAGCAAAGAGGCATCTACCCAGGAGAATCACCACCTCATTATCGTCATGAGGATGAgtatgaggaagaggaggaaaagGAGCCTGAGCATCCACCTCGTCCTCTCTCCCTGTCATCTGCAGATCAATCTTTCCCATCCTCTTACTATAAAGAAGACTCAAGCAAGCATGCTGACTTAGATCCTCCTTTTAGTACATATACTGGTTCCAGCTCCTTCTCCACTTCCCCAGGTTATTCCTCTTCTGAGTACAAACAAAGAAAGGGAGACACTTCCCCATCATTTATCAACCCAAGCATTTGCCAGCTTTCCAGCGACGAGGAAGATGAGGAACAAAGAAGCCAGGACGCAGATCAGCAGCAGCCATCAGGCAAGAACCGATCCCACAACCATCCGCAGCATGGTTCCTACAGAGAGGACAGTGAATCACAGCACCTCTCTGGAGCCATGGCTGCAGGGACTGGCCTTGCTGGAGAGGACACACCTCCAACCTCTGTCAGTGAATCTCTGCCCTCACAAACAGATGATGATGTTCCACCAGGAACAGATGAGTGTCCTTCCATCACAGCAGAAGCAATTGCAGAATCTGATGAGGATGCAGATTATTTGCCTGTGGACAAATCATCTGAAGCCTATGGTGGAAAGCACTTCTCATCCCGGTCAGAGAAAAGTCATGATCCACAGCCTTCACCCATGTTGGATCCAGCCCCTTATCCACCTCGTCCTGATGTCTGCATGGTAGACCCAGATGCTCTCTCCAGCCTAACTGACAAGCCTCTAAAGAAAGACCCCAAAACAAAGAGCCTTCGCAAAACAAGTAAGTCAAGGTCACCAGCTAGGAAAGCTGATGCCATTCATAAACGGTCTCCATCAAAGGATTCCTCTCCTCGTACCACCTCGTTAAAGAAGAAGGACTTAGAGGATGATCTGTCCAAGTCAAGTCACAACACCGGCAAGGGCCTTGTCAATGGAATTAAAACTATTTCAG GATCAAACACTGCAAAATCCAGTTCTGCTGCACCCTCTGGCTCTCCAATCTTTGTTGACTTGGCCTACATTCCCAACCACTGCAGTGCTAAAAATGTCGACCAGGAGTTCTTCAAACGTGTGCGCTCTGCTTATTATGTAGTGAGTGGGAATGACTCCAGTAATGGAGAGCCTAGCCGTGTTCTCTTGGATGCACTGCTGGAGGGAAAAGCACAATGGGGTTCTAATCTACAG GTGACGCTGATCCCTACCCATGACACAGAAGTGATGAGGGAGTGGTACCAACAAACCCATGAGAAGCAACAGGAGCTGAATATCATGGTGCTGGCCAGCAGCAGCACAGTTGTGATGCAGGATGAGTCATTTCCTGCTTGTAAAATTGAGTTCTAG